The following proteins are co-located in the Vigna unguiculata cultivar IT97K-499-35 chromosome 9, ASM411807v1, whole genome shotgun sequence genome:
- the LOC114164420 gene encoding UPF0047 protein C4A8.02c-like isoform X1 has translation MLISWLNNESNLRHNPFILVHSLIPWKHLFFPFQLESMMQVSSICLAANVRVRLKSLHTNPATINDPASIAAPKWSQKTITLPPLKRGCHLVTSKPLVQIVKEVGQELSGFKCGLAHLFLHHTSASLTINENYDYDVRDDTETFLNQIVPEGPSAPWKHTLEGPDDMPAHIKSSMFGCSLTIPITNGKLNMGTWQGIWLCEHRDYPTPRTVVVTLNGI, from the exons ATGCTGATTTCATGGCTCAATAATGAGAGTAATTTGAGGCATAACCCATTCATTTTAGTTCACTCACTCATTCCGTGGAAGCACttattttttccatttcaaCTAGAATCAATGATGCAAGTCTCTTCAATCTGTTTAGCAGCTAACGTTCGTGTTCGCCTGAAGTCACTGCACACAAACCCAGCAACCATAAACGACCCTGCTTCCATAGCTGCTCCGAAGTGGTCTCAAAAGACAATAACATTGCCTCCCCTTAAACGTGGGTGTCATCTAGTAACTTCTAAG CCATTGGTTCAGATTGTGAAAGAAGTTGGGCAAGAATTATCTGGATTCAAGTGTGGCCTAGCCCATCTCTTCT TGCATCACACAAGTGCTTCTCTCACAATCAACGAAAATTATGACTATGATGTTCGTGATGACACAGAAACATTCCTCAATCAGATAGTTCCAGAG GGCCCATCTGCGCCATGGAAGCACACTCTAGAgg GACCAGATGACATGCCGGCACACATAAAATCGTCCATGTTTGGTTGTTCACTCAC GATACCGATTACAAATGGAAAGCTTAATATGGGGACATGGCAG GGTATATGGCTTTGCGAGCATCGAGATTATCCTACACCGCGTACGGTTGTGGTCACTCTTAATGGAATATGA
- the LOC114164420 gene encoding UPF0047 protein C4A8.02c-like isoform X2 — translation MLISWLNNESNLRHNPFILVHSLIPWKHLFFPFQLESMMQVSSICLAANVRVRLKSLHTNPATINDPASIAAPKWSQKTITLPPLKRGCHLVTSKIVKEVGQELSGFKCGLAHLFLHHTSASLTINENYDYDVRDDTETFLNQIVPEGPSAPWKHTLEGPDDMPAHIKSSMFGCSLTIPITNGKLNMGTWQGIWLCEHRDYPTPRTVVVTLNGI, via the exons ATGCTGATTTCATGGCTCAATAATGAGAGTAATTTGAGGCATAACCCATTCATTTTAGTTCACTCACTCATTCCGTGGAAGCACttattttttccatttcaaCTAGAATCAATGATGCAAGTCTCTTCAATCTGTTTAGCAGCTAACGTTCGTGTTCGCCTGAAGTCACTGCACACAAACCCAGCAACCATAAACGACCCTGCTTCCATAGCTGCTCCGAAGTGGTCTCAAAAGACAATAACATTGCCTCCCCTTAAACGTGGGTGTCATCTAGTAACTTCTAAG ATTGTGAAAGAAGTTGGGCAAGAATTATCTGGATTCAAGTGTGGCCTAGCCCATCTCTTCT TGCATCACACAAGTGCTTCTCTCACAATCAACGAAAATTATGACTATGATGTTCGTGATGACACAGAAACATTCCTCAATCAGATAGTTCCAGAG GGCCCATCTGCGCCATGGAAGCACACTCTAGAgg GACCAGATGACATGCCGGCACACATAAAATCGTCCATGTTTGGTTGTTCACTCAC GATACCGATTACAAATGGAAAGCTTAATATGGGGACATGGCAG GGTATATGGCTTTGCGAGCATCGAGATTATCCTACACCGCGTACGGTTGTGGTCACTCTTAATGGAATATGA
- the LOC114162766 gene encoding 14 kDa zinc-binding protein-like → MAATIPFSLLRNCSPLKLATPVARKASNFNLLLPLQPRRLGFSTHATNNEEAAAKAAAVNFDSEAPTIFDKIINKEIPSSIVYEDEKVLAFRDINPQAPVHVLVIPKRRDGLTQLGKADSRHGEILGQLLYAAKIVAEKEGIVDGFRVVINNGPSACQSVYHLHLHVLGGRQMNWPPG, encoded by the exons ATGGCAGCGACAATTCCTTTCTCTCTGCTAAG GAACTGCTCGCCATTGAAACTGGCAACACCTGTCGCTCGCAAAGCCTCCAACTTTAATCTCCTTCTCCCTCTTCAACCACGCAG GTTGGGCTTCAGTACTCATGCCACGAACAATGAAGAGGCTGCAGCAAAAGCAGCTGCTGTTAACTTTGATAGTGAAGCTCCTACAAT ATTCGATAAGATCATAAATAAGGAAATCCCTTCGAGTATTGTATACGAGGATGAAAAGGTTCTAGCATTTCGAGATATTAATCCGCAGGCTCCAGTTCATGTTCTAGTCATTCCAAAACGTAGAGATGGATTAACACAACTTGGAAAG GCTGATAGTAGACATGGGGAAATATTGGGTCAACTTCTCTATGCTGCAAAAATAGTAGCTGAGAAAGAAGGTATAGTTGATGGATTTCGTGTTGTCATCAACAATGGTCCAAGTGCAT GTCAATCTGTGTATCATCTGCACTTGCATGTATTAGGTGGGAGACAGATGAATTGGCCACCAGGTTGA
- the LOC114162676 gene encoding ankyrin repeat-containing protein At5g02620-like isoform X2 codes for MTMEISGKKFDRAPSIRQLFPPKNLAESNGLDTCSVQSINHQCNTPETIAHECYGSKPLLLKDAAPSPRNSTSSVPSNALEHTVTVHQQVDRPSTSVISSLQVDHQDHVCSSESPSSSSPVFRDRMPMNLRMYLPLYRAALKGDWEKANEFLNLHPGAENARISKGSETALHISAGARHTKFVEELVKRMRIADLEIQNKDKNTALCFAAASGVTKIAKLMVERNINLPGIRGSEGVTPVYIATLLGQRDMVWYLYSVTDHEILKTEDYFSLLIAAISTDLYDFALHILECRPQLATCHGLNGETALHVLAKKASSFSSGIQLGIWERCMYPWIQVKLTTEYKCQSNNSQSQASSTFRDLLVTGLCRAVKYLVPGFETVQKKKILNSQALKLVQHLWELIESSDEIYGDLIKSPLSRPLFIAAEFGIPEIVIELLHSYPDLLWKVDSQNRSLFHIAIVYRQEKIFNLIYEIGAHKDLITSYRDNNNHNILHLAGKLAPSDKLHVVSGAALQMQRELLWFKEVEKIIQPLLKETKDSEGRTPQMLFTEEHKGLAKEGEKWLKNTASSCMMVSTLITTVMFAAIFTVPGGNNNNNGYPIFMHTTSFKVFALSDAIGLFSSVVSILMFLSILTSRYAQEDFLVSLPKRLSVGIATLFFSIITMLIAFGATFFIVLGHQLAWIFIPTTLVACIPAILFAFLQFPLLVDTISCTYGAGVFAR; via the exons ATGACAATGGAAATCTCAGGTAAAAAGTTCGATCGAGCACCAAGCATTCGACAGCTGTTTCCACCCAAAAATCTTGCGGAAAGCAATGGACTTGACACATGCTCCGTTCAGTCCATCAACCATCAATGTAACACGCCAGAAACCATAGCCCATGAGTGCTATGGTTCAAAACCACTTCTGTTAAAAGATGCGGCTCCTAGCCCCAGAAATTCCACATCTTCTGTTCCTTCCAATGCCCTTGAACATACTGTAACTgtacatcaacaagttgatcgCCCAAGTACTTCTGTAATTTCATCTCTTCAAGTTGATCATCAAGATCACGTTTGTTCTTCGGAATCCCCCTCAAGTTCATCTCCTGTCTTTC GAGATAGAATGCCAATGAATCTTCGCATGTATTTGCCCTTATATAGAGCTGCTTTGAAAGGAGACTGGGAGAAGGCCAACGAGTTCCTAAATTTGCATCCAGGTGCGGAGAATGCCAGGATTTCAAAAGGGTCGGAAACAGCTCTTCATATTTCAGCTGGTGCTCGACACACCAAATTTGTGGAGGAACTGGTCAAAAGAATGAGAATTGCAGACTtggaaattcaaaataaagataagaACACTGCACTTTGTTTTGCTGCTGCATCTGGGGTTACCAAGATAGCAAAACTAATGGTGGAAAGGAATATAAACTTACCTGGAATACGAGGTAGTGAAGGTGTAACACCAGTTTACATAGCCACATTACTGGGCCAAAGGGACATGGTTTGGTATCTCTATTCAGTGACCGATCATGAGATTCTAAAAACAGAAGACTATTTCAGTCTACTGATTGCTGCTATATCTACGGATTTATATG ATTTTGCTTTACATATACTGGAGTGTCGACCACAATTAGCGACTTGTCATGGCTTGAATGGGGAGACAGCTTTACATGTGTTGGCAAAAAAGGCTTCATCATTTAGTAGCGGCATTCAACTAGGCATCTGGGAAAGATGCATGTATCCAT GGATCCAAGTCAAACTAACAACTGAGTACAAATGCCAGTCAAACAACTCGCAATCCCAGGCGTCTTCAACCTTTCGAG ACCTATTGGTGACTGGACTCTGTCGTGCTGTAAAATATCTTG TGCCAGGATTTGAAACAGTTCAGAAGAAAAAGATATTGAACTCACAGGCTTTAAAGTTAGTGCAACATCTTTGGGAACTAATAGAGTCATCAGACGAAATATATGGAGACTTGATTAAAAGCCCTTTGTCACGGCCCCTATTTATTGCTGCTGAATTTGGAATACCTGAGATTGTAATTGAGCTTCTTCACTCATATCCCGATCTACTTTGGAAAGTTGACAGCCAAAATAGAAGTCTTTTTCACATTGCAATCGTGTATCGtcaggaaaaaatatttaacctgATTTATGAAATAGGGGCACATAAGGATCTGATAACTTCTTACAGAGACAATAACAATCACAACATACTGCATTTGGCTGGAAAATTGGCACCTTCAGATAAGCTTCATGTTGTATCTGGTGCAGCACTGCAGATGCAAAGGGAATTATTGTGGTTCAAG GAGGTGGAAAAGATCATACAGCCTCTATTGAAGGAGACGAAGGATTCTGAAGGTAGGACGCCTCAAATGCTATTTACCGAAGAACACAAGGGGTTGGCCAAAGAAGGGGAAAAATGGCTGAAGAACACTGCTTCATCATGCATGATGGTTTCAACTCTTATTACCACTGTGATGTTTGCAGCAATCTTTACGGTACCAGGTGggaacaacaacaataatggATATCCTATTTTTATGCACACTACATCCTTCAAAGTTTTTGCTCTCTCAGATGCTATTGGATTATTCTCCTCAGTAGTATCTATATTGATGTTTTTGTCAATACTCACCTCAAGGTATGCACAGGAGGATTTCCTTGTGTCACTGCCTAAAAGGTTGAGTGTTGGCATTGCGACCCTTTTCTTCTCCATCATCACAATGCTCATAGCTTTTGGTGCAACATTTTTCATTGTACTTGGCCATCAATTGGCATGGATTTTCATTCCAACAACCCTTGTTGCATGTATCCCAGCAATATTGTTCGCCTTTTTACAGTTTCCTCTTCTTGTTGATACAATCTCTTGTACTTACGGAGCTGGTGTATTTGCTCGTTGA
- the LOC114163053 gene encoding probable receptor-like serine/threonine-protein kinase At5g57670: protein MKYIRGNSFKRLFSFGKRGFGEENDAGLVAPSCEEHPPRPSWKCFSFKELFDATNAFCSENLVGRGGYAEVYKGTLRGGEEVAVKRLTRTSTDERKEKEFLIEIGTIGHVRHANVLPLLGCCIDNGLYLVFELSTVGSVASVIHDENLPPLEWKTRYKIALGTARGLHYLHKGCKRRIIHRDIKASNVLLTADFEPKISDFGLARWLPSQWTHHSIAPIEGTFGHLAPEYYMHGVVDEKTDVFAFGVFLLEILSGRKPVDGSHQSVHSWAKPILNKGEIEKVVDPRLGGAYDVTQFNRVAFAASLCIRASATCRPTMSEVVEVMEKWEIDKEKWEMAEEKEEEVELWGFEDLEYAHDTSFSMSLPDSVGST, encoded by the exons ATGAAGTATATTCGGGGGAACAGCTTCAAGAGGCTTTTCTCGTTTGGAAAACGTGGGTTTGGGGAAGAAAACGATGCTGGGTTGGTGGCTCCTTCATGTGAAGAGCACCCTCCAAGACCCTCTTGGAAATGCTTCTCCTTTAAAGAGTTGTTTGATGCCACCAATGCTTTCTGCTCAG AGAATTTGGTTGGGAGAGGAGGGTATGCAGAGGTTTATAAGGGAACGTTGCGTGGTGGTGAGGAAGTTGCTGTGAAGAGGCTCACCAGAACTTCAACTGATGAGAGAAAGGAGAAGGAGTTTCTGATAGAGATCGGCACAATAGGTCACGTGCGCCATGCCAACGTGTTGCCTCTTCTCGGGTGTTGCATTGACAATGGACTTTACCTCGTTTTTGAGCTATCCACCGTTGGTTCCGTTGCTTCTGTTATTCACG ATGAGAACTTGCCTCCTTTAGAATGGAAAACAAGGTATAAGATAGCTCTTGGGACAGCACGTGGTCTTCACTACTTGCACAAAGGTTGCAAGAGGAGGATAATTCATAGGGACATCAAGGCCTCAAACGTTTTGTTAACAGCAGATTTTGAACCAAAG ATATCTGATTTTGGACTAGCAAGGTGGCTTCCATCTCAGTGGACTCACCATTCAATAGCCCCAATAGAAGGCACATTTGG GCATTTGGCACCAGAGTACTACATGCATGGAGTTGTGGATGAGAAGACAGATGTATTTGCCTTTGGTGTGTTCTTGCTTGAAATCCTCTCTGGAAGGAAACCAGTGGATGGGTCTCACCAAAGCGTGCACAGCTGG GCTAAACCAATACTAAACAAAGGGGAGATAGAAAAAGTGGTAGATCCAAGGCTTGGAGGGGCTTATGATGTGACACAGTTTAATAGAGTAGCCTTTGCTGCATCCCTGTGCATTCGGGCATCTGCAACTTGCAGACCTACCATGAGTGAG GTGGTGGAGGTAATGGAGAAGTGGGAAATAGATAAAGAGAAGTGGGAAATGGcagaagagaaggaagaagaagtgGAGTTATGGGGTTTTGAGGATCTGGAATATGCACATGACACTTCTTTTTCAATGTCTCTACCTGACTCAGTTGGAAGTACTTAG
- the LOC114162676 gene encoding ankyrin repeat-containing protein At5g02620-like isoform X1: MTMEISGKKFDRAPSIRQLFPPKNLAESNGLDTCSVQSINHQCNTPETIAHECYGSKPLLLKDAAPSPRNSTSSVPSNALEHTVTVHQQVDRPSTSVISSLQVDHQDHVCSSESPSSSSPVFRDRMPMNLRMYLPLYRAALKGDWEKANEFLNLHPGAENARISKGSETALHISAGARHTKFVEELVKRMRIADLEIQNKDKNTALCFAAASGVTKIAKLMVERNINLPGIRGSEGVTPVYIATLLGQRDMVWYLYSVTDHEILKTEDYFSLLIAAISTDLYDFALHILECRPQLATCHGLNGETALHVLAKKASSFSSGIQLGIWERCMYPWIQVKLTTEYKCQSNNSQSQASSTFRVADLLVTGLCRAVKYLVPGFETVQKKKILNSQALKLVQHLWELIESSDEIYGDLIKSPLSRPLFIAAEFGIPEIVIELLHSYPDLLWKVDSQNRSLFHIAIVYRQEKIFNLIYEIGAHKDLITSYRDNNNHNILHLAGKLAPSDKLHVVSGAALQMQRELLWFKEVEKIIQPLLKETKDSEGRTPQMLFTEEHKGLAKEGEKWLKNTASSCMMVSTLITTVMFAAIFTVPGGNNNNNGYPIFMHTTSFKVFALSDAIGLFSSVVSILMFLSILTSRYAQEDFLVSLPKRLSVGIATLFFSIITMLIAFGATFFIVLGHQLAWIFIPTTLVACIPAILFAFLQFPLLVDTISCTYGAGVFAR, translated from the exons ATGACAATGGAAATCTCAGGTAAAAAGTTCGATCGAGCACCAAGCATTCGACAGCTGTTTCCACCCAAAAATCTTGCGGAAAGCAATGGACTTGACACATGCTCCGTTCAGTCCATCAACCATCAATGTAACACGCCAGAAACCATAGCCCATGAGTGCTATGGTTCAAAACCACTTCTGTTAAAAGATGCGGCTCCTAGCCCCAGAAATTCCACATCTTCTGTTCCTTCCAATGCCCTTGAACATACTGTAACTgtacatcaacaagttgatcgCCCAAGTACTTCTGTAATTTCATCTCTTCAAGTTGATCATCAAGATCACGTTTGTTCTTCGGAATCCCCCTCAAGTTCATCTCCTGTCTTTC GAGATAGAATGCCAATGAATCTTCGCATGTATTTGCCCTTATATAGAGCTGCTTTGAAAGGAGACTGGGAGAAGGCCAACGAGTTCCTAAATTTGCATCCAGGTGCGGAGAATGCCAGGATTTCAAAAGGGTCGGAAACAGCTCTTCATATTTCAGCTGGTGCTCGACACACCAAATTTGTGGAGGAACTGGTCAAAAGAATGAGAATTGCAGACTtggaaattcaaaataaagataagaACACTGCACTTTGTTTTGCTGCTGCATCTGGGGTTACCAAGATAGCAAAACTAATGGTGGAAAGGAATATAAACTTACCTGGAATACGAGGTAGTGAAGGTGTAACACCAGTTTACATAGCCACATTACTGGGCCAAAGGGACATGGTTTGGTATCTCTATTCAGTGACCGATCATGAGATTCTAAAAACAGAAGACTATTTCAGTCTACTGATTGCTGCTATATCTACGGATTTATATG ATTTTGCTTTACATATACTGGAGTGTCGACCACAATTAGCGACTTGTCATGGCTTGAATGGGGAGACAGCTTTACATGTGTTGGCAAAAAAGGCTTCATCATTTAGTAGCGGCATTCAACTAGGCATCTGGGAAAGATGCATGTATCCAT GGATCCAAGTCAAACTAACAACTGAGTACAAATGCCAGTCAAACAACTCGCAATCCCAGGCGTCTTCAACCTTTCGAG TTGCAGACCTATTGGTGACTGGACTCTGTCGTGCTGTAAAATATCTTG TGCCAGGATTTGAAACAGTTCAGAAGAAAAAGATATTGAACTCACAGGCTTTAAAGTTAGTGCAACATCTTTGGGAACTAATAGAGTCATCAGACGAAATATATGGAGACTTGATTAAAAGCCCTTTGTCACGGCCCCTATTTATTGCTGCTGAATTTGGAATACCTGAGATTGTAATTGAGCTTCTTCACTCATATCCCGATCTACTTTGGAAAGTTGACAGCCAAAATAGAAGTCTTTTTCACATTGCAATCGTGTATCGtcaggaaaaaatatttaacctgATTTATGAAATAGGGGCACATAAGGATCTGATAACTTCTTACAGAGACAATAACAATCACAACATACTGCATTTGGCTGGAAAATTGGCACCTTCAGATAAGCTTCATGTTGTATCTGGTGCAGCACTGCAGATGCAAAGGGAATTATTGTGGTTCAAG GAGGTGGAAAAGATCATACAGCCTCTATTGAAGGAGACGAAGGATTCTGAAGGTAGGACGCCTCAAATGCTATTTACCGAAGAACACAAGGGGTTGGCCAAAGAAGGGGAAAAATGGCTGAAGAACACTGCTTCATCATGCATGATGGTTTCAACTCTTATTACCACTGTGATGTTTGCAGCAATCTTTACGGTACCAGGTGggaacaacaacaataatggATATCCTATTTTTATGCACACTACATCCTTCAAAGTTTTTGCTCTCTCAGATGCTATTGGATTATTCTCCTCAGTAGTATCTATATTGATGTTTTTGTCAATACTCACCTCAAGGTATGCACAGGAGGATTTCCTTGTGTCACTGCCTAAAAGGTTGAGTGTTGGCATTGCGACCCTTTTCTTCTCCATCATCACAATGCTCATAGCTTTTGGTGCAACATTTTTCATTGTACTTGGCCATCAATTGGCATGGATTTTCATTCCAACAACCCTTGTTGCATGTATCCCAGCAATATTGTTCGCCTTTTTACAGTTTCCTCTTCTTGTTGATACAATCTCTTGTACTTACGGAGCTGGTGTATTTGCTCGTTGA